One window of Hoplias malabaricus isolate fHopMal1 chromosome 16, fHopMal1.hap1, whole genome shotgun sequence genomic DNA carries:
- the tmem208 gene encoding transmembrane protein 208, protein MAPKGKVGTKGKKQIHEENEATLKFYTRVILGANTIYAAVNLLFYDTSFWTWFLLLFALVVYIGSYRSMAAMAKPAFATDGSLLDGGIDLNMEQGMAEHLKDAILLTAIVQVLSTLSSYFWYLWLLAPARALQLLWVNFLGPWFSSDSTAPPEEVNEKKQRRQERRQLKRF, encoded by the exons ATGGCG CCTAAAGGTAAGGTTGGAACAAAAGGCAAGAAGCAAATCCATGAGGAAAATGAAGCCACTCTGAAGTTCTACACCAGAGTCATACTAGGGGCCAAT ACTATATACGCAGCAGTCAATCTACTTTTCTACGACACTTCATTTTGGACATGG TTTCTCCTGCTCTTTGCACTTGTGGTCTACATTGGCAGCTACAGGTCCATGGCAGCCATGGCAAAACCAGCATTTGCTACTGATGGTAGTTTATTGGATGGAGGAATAGATCTCAACATGGAGCAAGGCATGGCAGA GCACTTAAAAGATGCCATTTTGCTAACAGCAATAGTTCAAGTCCTCAGCACCCTCTCCTCCTACTTCTGGTACCTCTGGCTTTTG GCTCCTGCACGTGCTTTGCAGTTATTGTGGGTAAATTTCCTTGGTCCGTGGTTTTCCTCTGATTCAACTGCACCTCCTGAGGAGGTAAATGAAAAGAAGCAGAGACGACAGGAAAGGCGGCAGTTAAAGCGATTCTAG